One genomic segment of Anguilla anguilla isolate fAngAng1 chromosome 2, fAngAng1.pri, whole genome shotgun sequence includes these proteins:
- the pdxdc1 gene encoding pyridoxal-dependent decarboxylase domain-containing protein 1 isoform X4: MEQTYKMIVDPMLAEMGKNLNEAMKILEDGQREVEEKRRYSRRDIPGPLQGGGQDVASILQLVQNLMHGDEEEESQGHRRMQNVGEQGHMALLGHSLAAYISVLDRERLRKLTTRILSDTTLWLCRLFRYENGSAYYHEDDREGLIKVCRLVIHSRYEDYTTEGFTVLSTKQPVVYQSAACRPGLGQHLCSQLGLPLSSLCTVPCNTMFGSQHQMDVALLDRLIKDDIDSGKLPLLLIANAGTPGAGHTDKLGRLKELCDQHSMWLHVEGVNLATLALGYVTATSSVMAATKCDSMTLTLGPWLGLPAVPAVTLYRHEDPALSLAAGLTSSQPVEKLRALPLWLSLQYLGHDGIVERIKHASQLSQRLLDHLKKLTSIKTSVEDEINSPVVVFRFSQETSEASSSGSVQGYSGGDREVQDALNRWLGEQLAHLVPASGVDVVELEDEGTCVRFNPLMTAAVQGTQEGDVETLVEKLGQMVPLLSSTLRLRQDFREEVYRHAALTYIEDLSWPGLGIIRYEPSSDELDVSKRQQEVEKINCNLLKKLQELETDLTFSTGPEFGEEKHCVFVGMATEDLDVAELADTIAAMGREIEESGKLLENMTEVVRKGILEAELQLQKANEEKLMEEGVLRQIPLVGSVLNWFSPVQSSVKGRTFNLAAGSLDSTDQTYSMKVQAVRGTPPATPTSSATKRLPGQKLFRRTGAGSDMPSETSSVGQPEEMETELVQCPAPEVTPEVPPEVTPEVTPEVPPEVTPEVTPEVTSEPTEEPVPEPVPEPIVEPGTQPEATQPEVERQIEEKQPELEVQETQQEVSVR; this comes from the exons ATGGAACAAACATATAAG aTGATTGTTGACCCCATGCTTGCTGAAATGGGTAAAAATTTGAATGAGGCCATGAAGATTCTTGAGGATGGTCAAAG GGAGGTTGAAGAGAAACGGAGGTACAGCCGAAGGGACATTCCAGGGCCTCTGCAAGGAGG TGGGCAAGATGTCGCCAGCATTCTCCAGTTGGTGCAAAACCTGATGCATGGagatgaggaggaagaaagtCAGGGTCATCG CAGGATGCAGAACGTGGGGGAGCAGGGTCACATGGCCCTGCTAGGGCACAGCCTGGCGGCCTACATCTCCGTGTTGGACAGAGAGCGGCTGAGGAAGCTAACCACTCGTATCCTGTCAGACACCACGCTCTGGCTCTGCCGGCTATTCAG GTATGAAAATGGCTCCGCCTATTACCACGAGGACGACCGGGAAGGGCTCATAAAAGTGTGCCGTCTCGTCATTCACTCCCGCTATGAGGACTATACCACTGAGGGCTTCACGGTGCTCAGCACCAAGCAGCCTGTCGTCTACCAGAGTGCGGCATGCCGACCAGGCCTGGGGCAGCACCTCTGCAGCCAG CTGGGTCTGCCTCTGTCCAGCCTCTGCACAGTACCCTGCAACACTATGTTTGGTTCACAGCATCAAATG GACGTTGCCTTGTTGGACAGACTTATTAAAGATGACATTGATTCTGGGAAACTTCCGTTGCTGTTGATAGCAAATGCCG GAACACCGGGTGCAGGACACACTGACAAGCTGGGTCGTCTGAAAGAGCTGTGTGACCAGCACAGTATGTGGCTCCATGTGGAGGG AGTAAACCTGGCAACACTGGCTCTGGGCTACGTAACAGCCACTTCATCGGTGATG GCCGCTACCAAATGTGACAGTATGACCCTGACCCTGGGGCCCTGGCTGGGGCTTCCTGCTGTGCCTGCTGTTACACTGTACCGACACGAGGACCCAGcactg TCTCTCGCTGCAGGTCTGACATCCAGCCAGCCAGTGGAGAAGCTGCGTGCCCTGCCGCTATGGCTGTCCCTGCAGTACCTTGGGCATGATGGGATAGTGGAGAGGATTAAGCATGCCTCCCAGCTG AGTCAGAGACTCCTGGACCATTTGAAGAAGCTGACCTCTATAAAAACATCA gtgGAGGATGAGATTAACTCTCCGGTAGTGGTGTTCAGGTTCTCACAGGAGACTAGTGAAG CATCGAGCAGCGGCTCAGTACAGGGATACAGCGGAGGTGACAGAGAGGTGCAAGATGCCCTAAACAGATGG CTTGGTGAGCAGTTGGCGCATTTGGTGCCAGCCAGTGGGGTGGAcgtggtggagctggaggatGAGGGCACCTGTGTTAGGTTCAACCCCCTCATGACAGCTGCAG TGCAGGGCACTCAGGAGGGGGATGTGGAAACCCTGGTGGAGAAGTTGGGTCAGATGGTGCCTCTTCTGAGCAGCACGTTACGCCTCAGACAGGACTTCAGGGAGGAGGTGTACCGCCATGCGGCCCTCACCTACATCGAGGACCTCAGCTGGCCTGGGCTGGGAATCAtcag GTATGAGCCCAGCAGCGATGAGCTTGATGTCAGCAAAAGGCAGCAGGAGGTGGAGAAGATCAACTGTAATCTGCTGAAGAAACTGCAGGAGCTAGAAACAGACTTGACTTTCTCCACTG GACCTGAGTTTGGGGAGGAAAAACACTGTGTGTTCGTTGGCATGGCAACGGAGGACCTTGATGTAGCAGAGCTGGCAGATACCATTGCAGCTATGGGGCGGGAAATTGAGGAAAGTGGCAAG CTGTTAGAGAACATGACAGAGGTGGTGCGGAAGGGTATTTTGGAGGCTGAATTGCAGCTCCAGAAAGCCAATGAGGAAAAGCTTATGGAGGag GGTGTGCTGCGTCAGATCCCACTGGTGGGCTCTGTACTTAACTGGTTCTCTCCAGTCCAGAGTTCTGTCAAAGGAAGGACCTTCAATCTGGCTGCAG GCTCTTTGGACTCTACAGATCAAACCTACTCTATGAAGGTACAGGCAGTCAGAGGGACCCCTCCTGCCACCCCCACTTCCAGTGCCACCAAGCGACTGCCAG GTCAGAAGCTGTTCCGGCGCACTGGAGCAGGTTCTGACATGCCCAGTGAGACCAGCTCTGTTGGCCAGCCAGAAGAGATGGAGACGGAGTTGGTCCAGTGTCCAGCCCCAGAGGTCACCCCTGAGGTCCCCCCCGAGGTCACCCCCGAGGTCACCCCTGAGGTCCCCCCCGAGGTCACCCCCGAGGTCACCCCCGAGGTCACCTCCGAGCCCACCGAGGAGCCTGTCCCAGAGCCTGTCCCAGAGCCCATAGTGGAGCCAGGAACACAGCCTGAGGCCACACAGCCAGAGGTGGAGAGGCAGATTGAGGAGAAACAGCCGGAGCTGGAGGTTCAAGAGACACAACAGGAAGTGTCTGTCAGATAG